In Clupea harengus chromosome 13, Ch_v2.0.2, whole genome shotgun sequence, one DNA window encodes the following:
- the lrrc73 gene encoding leucine-rich repeat-containing protein 73 isoform X2 yields the protein MLPGSIQITGETLSGAEVKDICDSLKENTVRLLSVRGCQFTDRDFGRVCRGVAESHSLAQLNLNLGVVSSITRTKQLADALKTNRSIQTLFLHGSPLLDEGLVVLNTALSTHPSLVSLDLGDCMLGDEAVRLICGMLPPDGAKSGLRELTLSANPAITTKGWARLAVAVAHSSQLRVLNLDYNPLGDQIAGMLAVAVASSRTLEVLDLEGTGLTNQSAQIFLDMVENYPTSLRVLVLAENDISPELQQQISDLLSEGEEEEDKEAEARADAPLGCEKIAWIPHSKYSA from the exons ATGCTTCCAGGCTCCATACAGATAACGGGAGAGACTCTTTCTGGTGCCGAGGTGAAAGATATCTGTGACAGTCTCAAAGAAAACACTGTGCGACTGTTATCTGTGAGAGGCTGTCAGTTCACGGACCGAGACTTCGGGCGGGTGTGTCGCGGAGTAGCGGAGTCGCATTCACTGGCGCAGCTGAACCTCAACCTCGGCGTAGTGTCCAGCATCACCCGGACGAAGCAGCTGGCAGATGCACTCAAGACCAATAGATCGATCCAAACACTCTT TCTGCACGGTAGCCCCCTTCTGGATGAGGGTTTGGTGGTTTTGAACACGGCGCTGTCGACTCACCCGTCCCTGGTGTCTCTGGACCTCGGAGACTGCATGCTGGGAGACGAGGCGGTCCGGTTGATCTGTGGAATGCTGCCGCCGGACGGGGCTAAATCTG GTCTGCGGGAGCTGACCCTTAGTGCCAACCCAGCCATCACCACCAAAGGCTGGGCCCGGCTGGCCGTTGCTGTGGCCCACAGCTCCCAGCTCCGGGTCCTCAACCTCGACTACAATCCACTAG GCGACCAGATCGCAGGCATGCTGGCAGTTGCCGTGGCGTCCAGTAGAACTCTGGAGGTTCTGGATTTGGAAGGCACTGGACTAACCAACCAATCAGCACAG ATCTTTCTGGACATGGTGGAGAACTACCCGACCTCGCTGCGTGTTCTGGTTCTGGCCGAGAACGACATCAGCCCcgagctgcagcagcagatcTCGGACCTTCTgtcggagggagaggaggaggaggacaaggaggccGAGGCGCGAGCCGACGCCCCCCTGGGCTGCGAGAAAATTGCCTGGATCCCCCACAGCA
- the yipf3 gene encoding protein YIPF3 encodes MSASEGNKNTNTEPWGGFDDNIIQGTGSAVIDMENMDDTSGSSFEDMGEMHQRMKEEEEVAEEAAATEEDGAGEDGEFLGMKGIKGQLGRQVADEVWRAGKRQASKAFNLYANIDILRPYFDVEPIQVRNRLIESLIPVRMINFPQKVAGELYGPMMLVFTLVAILLHGMKTSGTVIREGTLMGTAIGTCFGYWLGVSAFIYFLAYLCNAQITMLQMLSLLGYGLFSHCVVLFVTYNVHFHSLFYLLWLLFGGLSTLRMVAVLISRTVGQTPRLILCGSVAALHMLFLLYLHFAYHKIVEGILDTLEGPNVLPIQRVARDLPQLITVMNATMKGLAAGAIYTQ; translated from the exons ATGTCGGCGTCTGAAGGAAACAAAAACACGAACACGGAACCATGGGGCGGTTTTGATGACAACATCATCCAG GGAACCGGGTCTGCGGTGATAGACATGGAGAACATGGACGACACGTCGGGCTCCAGCTTTGAAGACATGGGGGAGATGCACCAACgcatgaaggaggaggaggaggtggcagagGAGGCGGCCGCCACAGAGGAGGACGGCGCCGGCGAAGACGGAGAGTTCCTGGGCATGAAGGGGATCAAGGGCCAACTGGGCAGACAGGTGGCCGATGAG GTGTGGAGAGCAGGCAAGCGCCAGGCCTCCAAGGCCTTCAACCTGTACGCCAACATAGACATCCTCCGACCCTACTTTGATGTGGAGCCCATTCAAGTCCGTAACAG GTTGATTGAATCCCTGATTCCTGTTCGAATGATCAACTTCCCTCAG AAAGTGGCTGGGGAGCTGTACGGGCCCATGATGCTGGTGTTCACCCTGGTGGCCATCCTGCTTCATGGCATGAAGACGTCTGGCACTGTCATT AGAGAGGGCACCCTCATGGGCACAGCCATTGGCACCTGCTTCGGCTACTGGCTCGGTGTGTCTGCCTTCATCTACTTCCTGGCGTACCTGTGCAACGCTCAGATCACCATGCTGCAGATGCTCTCTCTACTG GGTTACGGGCTGTTTAGCCACTGTGTGGTCCTCTTCGTCACCTACAACGTCCACTTCCACTCCCTCTTCTACCTCCTCTGGCTCCTGTTCGGAGGGCTCTCCACGCTGCGCATG gtgGCAGTGTTGATCTCTCGCACCGTTGGCCAGACCCCTCGGCTCATCCTGTGCGGCTCGGTGGCAGCTCTGCACATGCTCTTCCTGCTCTACCTGCACTTTGCCTACCACAAGATCGTAGAAG GTATCCTGGACACTTTGGAAGGACCCAACGTCCTGCCGATCCAGAGGGTGGCCAGGGATCTGCCCCAACTTATCACGGTGATGAACGCCACGATGAAGGGCCTGGCTGCTGGTGCCATCTACACTCAGTGA
- the lrrc73 gene encoding leucine-rich repeat-containing protein 73 isoform X1, producing the protein MLPGSIQITGETLSGAEVKDICDSLKENTVRLLSVRGCQFTDRDFGRVCRGVAESHSLAQLNLNLGVVSSITRTKQLADALKTNRSIQTLFLHGSPLLDEGLVVLNTALSTHPSLVSLDLGDCMLGDEAVRLICGMLPPDGAKSGLRELTLSANPAITTKGWARLAVAVAHSSQLRVLNLDYNPLGDQIAGMLAVAVASSRTLEVLDLEGTGLTNQSAQIFLDMVENYPTSLRVLVLAENDISPELQQQISDLLSEGEEEEDKEAEARADAPLGCEKIAWIPHSNSSSRHVVLLTSGLGDSLLAETEM; encoded by the exons ATGCTTCCAGGCTCCATACAGATAACGGGAGAGACTCTTTCTGGTGCCGAGGTGAAAGATATCTGTGACAGTCTCAAAGAAAACACTGTGCGACTGTTATCTGTGAGAGGCTGTCAGTTCACGGACCGAGACTTCGGGCGGGTGTGTCGCGGAGTAGCGGAGTCGCATTCACTGGCGCAGCTGAACCTCAACCTCGGCGTAGTGTCCAGCATCACCCGGACGAAGCAGCTGGCAGATGCACTCAAGACCAATAGATCGATCCAAACACTCTT TCTGCACGGTAGCCCCCTTCTGGATGAGGGTTTGGTGGTTTTGAACACGGCGCTGTCGACTCACCCGTCCCTGGTGTCTCTGGACCTCGGAGACTGCATGCTGGGAGACGAGGCGGTCCGGTTGATCTGTGGAATGCTGCCGCCGGACGGGGCTAAATCTG GTCTGCGGGAGCTGACCCTTAGTGCCAACCCAGCCATCACCACCAAAGGCTGGGCCCGGCTGGCCGTTGCTGTGGCCCACAGCTCCCAGCTCCGGGTCCTCAACCTCGACTACAATCCACTAG GCGACCAGATCGCAGGCATGCTGGCAGTTGCCGTGGCGTCCAGTAGAACTCTGGAGGTTCTGGATTTGGAAGGCACTGGACTAACCAACCAATCAGCACAG ATCTTTCTGGACATGGTGGAGAACTACCCGACCTCGCTGCGTGTTCTGGTTCTGGCCGAGAACGACATCAGCCCcgagctgcagcagcagatcTCGGACCTTCTgtcggagggagaggaggaggaggacaaggaggccGAGGCGCGAGCCGACGCCCCCCTGGGCTGCGAGAAAATTGCCTGGATCCCCCACAGCA